A single window of Nicotiana sylvestris chromosome 5, ASM39365v2, whole genome shotgun sequence DNA harbors:
- the LOC138868609 gene encoding secreted RxLR effector protein 161-like, with product MYLITTRPDILYVVSVLYKFLNSPNEVLMKVAKRVLGYVKGTIDYGVRFSKYQNFKLWGFSDSDWAGSVEDIKSTSGYCFSFCSGYFSWCSKKQAIIAQSTAEAEFVAATASINQALWMKKIACDLGLEIKKSTEVFVDNQAAIAISHNPVFHGKIKHFNMKLYFLREVQKDGLVNLVHCKMEEQLTDIFTKALPASKFEILRMKLAIYSS from the coding sequence ATGTATCTTATAACGACAAGGCCAGATATACTGTATGTTGTAAGTGTACTATACAAATTCTTGAATTCTCCAAATGAAGTGCTTATGAAAGTTGCAAAAAGAGTGCTCGGGTATGTCAAAGGAACAATAGATTATGGAGTCAGATTTAGCAAGTATCAGAATTTCAAACTTTGGGGATTTTCTGACAGTGATTGGGCTGGTTCTGTTGAAGATATAAAAAGTACTTCAGGGTACTGTTTTAGTTTTTGCTCAGGCTATTTTTCTTGGTGTTCTAAGAAGCAAGCGATTATTGCTCAATCAACTGCAGAGGCAGAATTCGTTGCTGCTACAGCTTCTATCAATCAAGCTTTGTGGATGAAGAAAATTGCATGCGATCTTGGTTTGGAGATTAAGAAAAGCACTGAGGTATTTGTAGACAACCAAGCTGCTATCGCTATTTCTCACAATCCAGTATTTCATGGAAAGATCAAGCATTTCAATATGAAACTATATTTTCTGAGAGAAGTGCAAAAAGATGGTCTGGTGAATCTGGTGCATTGCAAAATGGAAGAACAATTGACTGATATTTTTACAAAAGCTCTTCCAGCAAGCAAATTTGAGATCTTGAGAATGAAACTTGCGATTTACAGCTCTTGA